The following proteins are co-located in the uncultured Draconibacterium sp. genome:
- a CDS encoding DUF2817 domain-containing protein, protein MKPPLPPPKVCLIEKHSENKSSKLILIIGVFHGEEPQGEYAIERYLRENDLSKRNNTLLFIPCLNPWGKERGIRTNSNGVDLNRNYPTKNWKLTDKDENYSGDSPGSEAETKFMIELLDKVKPDIILTLHAPLKCINFDGPTEKIAEKIAKICNYPVIEDLGYPTPGSFGTYCGIERNIPTITLEYDIKEANESIYSKSKMVFDFLSKF, encoded by the coding sequence ATGAAACCTCCCCTCCCTCCCCCAAAAGTATGTTTGATTGAAAAACATTCGGAGAACAAAAGTTCCAAATTAATTCTGATTATTGGTGTTTTTCACGGAGAAGAGCCACAAGGCGAATATGCAATAGAAAGATATTTACGTGAGAATGATCTTTCGAAACGAAACAACACACTTCTTTTTATTCCCTGCCTCAATCCGTGGGGAAAAGAACGTGGAATAAGAACCAATAGTAATGGTGTTGATTTAAATCGGAATTACCCGACTAAAAACTGGAAACTTACTGATAAAGACGAAAACTATTCGGGCGATTCGCCAGGTTCCGAGGCAGAAACAAAGTTTATGATAGAACTTTTGGATAAAGTAAAGCCAGACATCATTTTAACTTTGCATGCTCCGCTAAAATGCATCAACTTTGATGGGCCAACTGAAAAAATAGCTGAGAAAATTGCTAAAATTTGCAACTATCCGGTTATAGAAGATCTTGGCTATCCTACTCCCGGCTCATTTGGTACATACTGTGGTATTGAACGAAATATTCCGACAATTACGCTGGAATATGATATTAAGGAAGCGAATGAAAGCATCTACAGTAAATCAAAAATGGTTTTCGACTTTCTTTCAAAGTTCTAA
- the trmD gene encoding tRNA (guanosine(37)-N1)-methyltransferase TrmD: MRIDIITVLPEILEGPFNHSIIKRAKEKGLAEIHLHNLRDYSENKHKKVDDYSFGKGAGMVMAIQPIEKAIETLKAERNYDEIIFTTPDGGVFNQREANSLSLKENIIILCGHYKGIDQRIRDTYITKEISIGDYVLTGGELAAAIITDSVVRLLPGVLGDETSALTDSFQDNLLSPPVYTRPAEYKGLKVPEVLLSGNDKLVDDWKHEQAIERTRKLRPDLYKKYLGE; this comes from the coding sequence ATGAGGATAGATATAATTACTGTACTACCGGAAATATTAGAAGGTCCGTTTAATCATTCAATCATAAAAAGAGCCAAAGAAAAGGGGCTTGCCGAAATTCATCTCCACAACTTGCGTGATTATTCGGAAAACAAACACAAAAAAGTTGACGACTATTCATTTGGGAAAGGTGCAGGAATGGTAATGGCAATTCAGCCGATAGAAAAAGCAATTGAAACTTTAAAGGCTGAACGAAATTACGATGAGATTATATTTACGACTCCTGACGGAGGTGTTTTTAATCAAAGGGAGGCAAATTCCCTTTCGCTCAAAGAGAATATTATTATCCTTTGCGGGCATTACAAAGGAATTGACCAGCGAATTAGAGATACCTATATAACCAAAGAAATTTCGATAGGTGATTACGTGCTAACCGGTGGCGAATTGGCTGCTGCAATTATTACAGATAGTGTGGTTCGCCTTTTGCCGGGAGTACTTGGCGATGAAACTTCTGCCCTAACCGATTCGTTTCAGGATAATCTTTTAAGCCCACCTGTTTATACCAGGCCGGCCGAATACAAGGGATTAAAAGTGCCTGAGGTTTTATTAAGTGGCAACGACAAACTGGTTGACGACTGGAAACACGAGCAAGCCATTGAAAGAACTAGAAAGTTAAGACCTGATTTGTATAAAAAATACTTAGGCGAATAG
- a CDS encoding Hsp20/alpha crystallin family protein — translation MSLVKFHNPAYNANNVLVNELFNNFFKNDYSEQYVKNGAKPATNVFETEKDFKIEVLLPGFVKEDVNLNVHNNILTIKVDKEKEEKAVEYKYAHREFGVYNFEKQYKLPKSVDTEKIEAKFENGILVLNLPKKEEALPKAPVDIKIA, via the coding sequence ATGAGTTTAGTAAAATTTCACAATCCAGCGTACAACGCAAACAACGTTTTAGTTAATGAGTTATTTAACAACTTCTTTAAAAACGATTACAGTGAACAATACGTAAAAAATGGGGCAAAACCAGCCACAAATGTATTTGAAACTGAAAAAGATTTCAAAATCGAAGTTTTACTTCCGGGTTTTGTTAAAGAGGATGTAAATCTGAATGTGCACAATAACATTTTAACCATTAAAGTTGACAAAGAGAAAGAAGAAAAAGCGGTAGAGTACAAATATGCACACCGCGAATTTGGAGTCTATAATTTTGAAAAACAATACAAGCTGCCAAAATCGGTGGATACCGAAAAAATTGAAGCAAAATTTGAGAACGGTATTTTAGTTCTTAATCTACCTAAAAAGGAGGAAGCTTTACCAAAGGCGCCGGTTGATATTAAAATTGCATAA
- a CDS encoding glycoside hydrolase family 97 protein, which yields MCRTILFSVLIVSLTLVAGAMNYELKSPDGSIVVNVSVDNEINYTISFNGEKIISPSTLGFTFKQAPPIGNKLEVLSFKEYSTDETWTPVLKRFDRIRNNYKALRIETQETKFPQRKMTLEFRAFNDGIAFRTEFPEQFGERENVITNELTQFNFSGDFTCWAVNYGSYTTSQEVEFFERKIADITSEMVIGLPMTVKVTDECYVAITEAALVDYAGMYLKTDTRSNGLTLRSALAPAKGQAENSDKVVFKTPHKTPWRVIMIGDAPGKLVESEIVQNLNEPCAIEDPSWIKPGISAWDHWWSGEVKMEQSVILEYIDLAASMGWPYMLIDWQWYGEFNTEKADIKTVAPQLNMPEILDYAKSKNVKCWLWMYNTDVDRFDFEEACALYEKWGIAGIKIDFMDSDAQAMVNWYHRVVKTAAKYHLMVDFHGAYKPTGWRRTYPNLMTREGVMGNEYNKWSLRVTPEHMCTLPFTRMLAGPMDFTPGGFLNRNPDKFLNGTPANVLGTRCNTLAQFVIYDSPYTVACDHPDNYKGEVGVEFLQKVQAVWDDTKVLNGAISEYITMARRSGKNWFVGAMTNSEARELEITLDFLPEGEFKMTSFSDNKKTKQDAESAEKAERRVGKDDSVKIKMQAGGGFVAVFEPVE from the coding sequence ATGTGTAGAACTATCCTGTTCTCAGTATTAATAGTATCTCTCACGTTAGTGGCCGGTGCAATGAACTATGAACTAAAATCACCTGATGGGAGTATAGTTGTGAATGTTTCGGTCGATAACGAGATTAACTATACCATAAGTTTCAATGGTGAAAAAATAATCAGCCCGTCAACCCTTGGTTTTACTTTTAAGCAGGCACCTCCAATAGGCAATAAACTGGAGGTTTTATCATTTAAAGAATATTCAACAGACGAAACCTGGACTCCGGTACTAAAACGATTTGATAGAATCAGGAACAATTACAAAGCATTACGAATAGAAACTCAGGAAACTAAATTTCCTCAACGAAAAATGACACTGGAGTTTCGCGCATTTAACGATGGGATAGCATTTAGAACTGAATTTCCGGAACAATTTGGTGAACGGGAGAATGTAATTACCAATGAATTGACTCAGTTTAACTTTTCTGGCGATTTTACGTGCTGGGCTGTGAATTACGGAAGTTATACCACTTCGCAGGAAGTAGAATTTTTTGAACGTAAAATTGCGGACATTACATCTGAAATGGTAATCGGTTTGCCAATGACGGTTAAGGTGACAGACGAATGTTATGTTGCAATTACAGAGGCTGCATTGGTGGATTATGCCGGAATGTACCTGAAAACTGATACCCGATCGAATGGTTTAACGTTACGCAGTGCATTGGCTCCCGCAAAAGGACAGGCTGAAAATAGCGATAAAGTCGTTTTTAAAACACCTCATAAAACACCCTGGAGAGTTATTATGATCGGTGATGCTCCGGGTAAACTGGTTGAATCGGAAATCGTTCAGAATTTGAATGAGCCCTGTGCCATTGAAGATCCATCGTGGATTAAACCCGGAATTAGTGCCTGGGATCATTGGTGGAGTGGTGAAGTTAAAATGGAACAATCTGTAATTCTTGAATACATTGATCTGGCCGCTTCAATGGGTTGGCCGTATATGTTAATCGACTGGCAATGGTATGGTGAATTTAATACCGAAAAGGCAGATATTAAAACAGTAGCCCCTCAATTGAACATGCCTGAAATACTCGATTATGCCAAAAGTAAAAACGTAAAATGCTGGTTGTGGATGTACAACACCGATGTAGACCGTTTTGATTTTGAAGAAGCCTGTGCTTTGTATGAAAAATGGGGGATTGCCGGAATTAAAATAGATTTTATGGATAGCGATGCCCAGGCAATGGTAAACTGGTATCACCGGGTTGTTAAAACTGCTGCAAAATATCATTTAATGGTCGATTTTCACGGTGCGTATAAACCAACAGGGTGGCGTCGTACTTATCCGAACCTGATGACCCGCGAGGGAGTGATGGGCAACGAATACAATAAATGGTCGTTGCGGGTTACTCCCGAACACATGTGTACCTTACCATTTACCAGAATGCTGGCAGGACCAATGGATTTTACTCCGGGTGGTTTTTTAAACAGAAATCCGGATAAATTTTTGAACGGTACACCGGCAAATGTGTTGGGAACACGCTGTAATACCCTGGCGCAGTTTGTAATTTACGACAGCCCTTACACTGTTGCATGCGATCATCCTGATAATTACAAGGGAGAAGTTGGAGTAGAATTTCTTCAAAAAGTACAAGCGGTTTGGGATGATACAAAAGTTTTAAACGGTGCAATTAGCGAGTACATTACAATGGCTCGACGAAGTGGCAAAAACTGGTTTGTTGGTGCAATGACAAACAGCGAAGCCAGGGAGTTGGAAATTACACTCGACTTTTTACCCGAAGGAGAATTTAAAATGACCAGTTTTTCGGATAACAAAAAAACAAAACAGGATGCTGAATCGGCTGAAAAAGCTGAACGTAGAGTTGGAAAAGACGATTCGGTAAAAATAAAAATGCAGGCCGGTGGCGGTTTTGTGGCAGTATTTGAACCGGTAGAATAA
- the araD gene encoding L-ribulose-5-phosphate 4-epimerase has product MLEKLKEEVFQANLDLVKHGLVIFTWGNVSGIDREKGLVVIKPSGVSYEKMKPKDMVVLNLYGQVVEGNLKPSSDTPTHLVLYRQFENIGGVVHTHSEWATSWAQAGKGIPAVGTTQADYFYGEIPCTRKMTKEEIEGEYELETGKVIVDRFKDMDADSVPGVLVNNHGPFSWGKDAHDAVHNAVVMEEVAKMTFRTFQLNPETTMDQVLLDKHFLRKHGKNAYYGQ; this is encoded by the coding sequence ATGCTCGAAAAATTAAAAGAAGAAGTATTCCAGGCCAATCTCGACCTTGTTAAACATGGTCTGGTAATTTTTACATGGGGAAATGTAAGTGGAATTGACAGAGAGAAAGGATTGGTAGTAATTAAACCAAGTGGTGTTTCGTACGAAAAAATGAAGCCCAAAGATATGGTTGTGCTAAATCTTTACGGACAAGTTGTAGAAGGAAACTTAAAGCCTTCAAGCGATACACCAACGCATTTGGTTTTGTATCGCCAGTTCGAAAATATTGGAGGTGTGGTTCACACGCATTCCGAGTGGGCAACCAGCTGGGCACAGGCAGGTAAAGGTATTCCGGCAGTTGGAACAACACAAGCTGACTATTTTTATGGCGAAATTCCTTGCACACGCAAAATGACCAAAGAAGAAATTGAAGGTGAATACGAACTGGAAACAGGAAAAGTAATTGTTGACCGTTTTAAGGATATGGATGCAGATTCAGTTCCGGGAGTATTGGTGAACAATCATGGCCCGTTTTCGTGGGGAAAAGATGCGCACGATGCAGTACACAACGCTGTTGTTATGGAAGAGGTCGCAAAAATGACATTCAGAACATTTCAGCTCAATCCCGAAACAACAATGGATCAGGTATTACTCGACAAACATTTTTTGCGTAAGCACGGTAAAAACGCGTATTACGGACAATAG
- a CDS encoding ribulokinase: MAKYTIGLDYGSDSVRSLIVNVETGEEVASVVFNYPRWQKQMYCDAPNNQFRQHPKDYLEGLEYTIVEALKQCPEGVAENVVGISVDTTGSTPVAVDEKGTPLALTAGFEENPNAMFVLWKDHTAVKEADQINELAKKWEVDFTKFEGGIYSSEWFWAKLLHVIREDAGVYRAAYSWVEHCDWIPAVLTGDTNPKTLKRSRCAAGHKAMWHEAFGGLPAEEFLVELDPLLSGLKDRLYKETYTCDVAAGKLSAEWAEKLGLSTDVVIGVGAFDAHLGAVGAEIEPYYLSKVMGTSTCDMLIAPMEEVGDKLVNGICGQVDGSIIPGMMGLEAGQSAFGDIYAWFKRLLEWPLKNILAESELIDEATKQKLIDETSDKIIAKLSVEAEKIPIAESGIVALDWMNGRRTPDANQALKGAIAGLNLGSDAPRIFRALVEATAFGSRAINDRFISEGVRIDGVIALGGVAKKSKLVMQIVADVLDMPIKVARSEQACALGTAMAAAVAAGVYSNTSEAQKNMGGGIETEYHPIPENVEKYKALYEKYQSFGKFVEFEF, from the coding sequence ATGGCAAAATATACAATCGGCTTAGATTATGGTTCGGACTCGGTTCGTTCTTTAATTGTAAATGTAGAAACTGGAGAAGAAGTGGCCAGTGTAGTTTTTAACTATCCGCGCTGGCAAAAACAAATGTATTGCGATGCTCCAAACAACCAATTCCGTCAACATCCGAAAGATTATTTGGAAGGTTTGGAATACACGATAGTTGAAGCGTTAAAACAGTGTCCGGAAGGCGTTGCTGAAAATGTAGTTGGAATTTCGGTTGACACTACCGGTTCTACTCCGGTTGCAGTTGACGAAAAAGGAACACCACTGGCGTTAACTGCCGGTTTTGAGGAAAATCCAAACGCCATGTTTGTTTTGTGGAAAGACCACACCGCAGTAAAAGAGGCAGATCAGATTAATGAACTGGCCAAAAAATGGGAGGTGGATTTTACCAAATTTGAAGGTGGTATTTACTCGTCGGAGTGGTTTTGGGCGAAGTTGCTCCACGTAATTCGCGAAGATGCCGGTGTGTATCGCGCTGCTTATTCGTGGGTGGAACATTGCGACTGGATTCCTGCTGTTTTAACCGGCGATACGAATCCAAAAACATTAAAACGCAGTCGTTGCGCTGCCGGGCATAAAGCAATGTGGCACGAAGCTTTCGGCGGATTACCGGCTGAAGAATTTTTGGTAGAGCTTGATCCGCTGCTTTCGGGATTAAAAGACAGACTTTACAAAGAAACATATACCTGCGATGTGGCAGCAGGAAAATTATCTGCTGAATGGGCAGAAAAATTAGGACTTTCAACCGATGTTGTAATTGGCGTTGGTGCTTTCGATGCGCATCTTGGTGCTGTTGGAGCAGAAATTGAGCCGTATTACCTTTCAAAAGTAATGGGTACTTCTACCTGCGATATGTTGATTGCTCCAATGGAAGAAGTGGGTGATAAACTGGTAAACGGTATTTGCGGACAAGTTGATGGTTCAATTATCCCCGGTATGATGGGACTGGAAGCCGGTCAATCGGCATTTGGCGATATTTATGCATGGTTTAAGCGACTTCTTGAATGGCCGTTAAAAAACATTTTGGCCGAATCGGAATTAATTGATGAAGCAACCAAACAGAAATTAATAGACGAAACTTCGGATAAGATAATAGCAAAATTAAGTGTTGAGGCAGAAAAAATTCCAATTGCAGAAAGCGGAATTGTAGCGCTCGACTGGATGAATGGTCGTCGTACTCCTGATGCCAACCAGGCTTTAAAAGGGGCAATTGCAGGCTTAAACCTTGGATCGGATGCGCCACGCATTTTCCGTGCTTTGGTTGAAGCAACAGCCTTTGGTTCAAGAGCAATTAACGATCGTTTTATTTCAGAAGGTGTTCGTATTGACGGAGTAATTGCACTGGGTGGTGTGGCTAAAAAATCGAAACTGGTAATGCAAATTGTTGCCGATGTTTTGGATATGCCAATTAAAGTTGCCCGTTCGGAACAAGCTTGTGCACTGGGAACAGCAATGGCTGCTGCTGTTGCTGCCGGAGTTTATTCAAATACTTCTGAAGCTCAGAAAAATATGGGTGGAGGTATCGAAACTGAATATCATCCGATTCCTGAAAACGTAGAGAAATACAAAGCACTCTACGAAAAGTATCAAAGCTTTGGAAAATTTGTTGAATTTGAATTTTAG
- a CDS encoding MBL fold metallo-hydrolase translates to MNTIIILLVVIVVLVIAITNQNKFGAIPKGERFERIKKSPNFKDGKFQNLSETPQMSEEARFSTMLKELFFSKNKRPENPIPSIKTDLHSLNPNEDVIVWFGHSSYFIQIDGKKILVDPVFSGSASPFSFNVKAFDGSNFYQPDDIPEIDYLVITHDHWDHLDYKTVLELKPKTNRIITGLGVGTHFEKWGFETSKIVETDWFEDVLLDDGFRFYCTPARHFSGRGLKHKRSLWVSFLLETPGKKIFIGGDGGYDAHFKEIGKKYGPIDLAILENGQYNKAWKYIHMMPEQVLQAAVDLNAKRIFPVHSGKFALANHAWDEPLKRITELNKNTIPLVTPQIGELVYLNETQQTFTKWWLNVDMQ, encoded by the coding sequence ATGAATACGATAATAATTTTACTGGTAGTAATTGTAGTACTTGTTATTGCCATTACAAACCAAAATAAGTTTGGGGCTATACCAAAAGGCGAACGTTTTGAACGAATAAAAAAGTCGCCAAATTTTAAAGACGGTAAATTTCAGAATTTGAGTGAAACACCTCAAATGTCGGAAGAAGCGAGGTTTTCGACAATGCTTAAAGAACTCTTCTTTTCAAAAAACAAAAGACCCGAAAATCCAATTCCATCCATTAAAACCGATTTGCATTCTTTAAATCCGAATGAGGATGTAATTGTTTGGTTTGGGCATTCATCGTATTTTATACAAATCGATGGGAAAAAGATTCTTGTCGATCCGGTTTTTAGTGGTTCTGCGTCACCTTTTTCATTTAATGTAAAAGCATTCGACGGAAGTAATTTTTACCAGCCGGACGACATTCCTGAAATTGATTATTTGGTAATAACACATGATCACTGGGATCATTTGGACTATAAAACGGTTCTGGAGCTGAAACCTAAAACAAACAGAATTATTACCGGCTTAGGTGTTGGAACTCATTTTGAGAAATGGGGATTTGAAACTTCAAAAATTGTTGAGACCGATTGGTTTGAAGATGTTCTTTTAGACGATGGATTTCGTTTTTATTGTACGCCGGCCCGCCATTTTTCGGGACGTGGTTTAAAACACAAAAGATCGCTTTGGGTATCGTTTTTATTGGAAACACCAGGTAAAAAGATTTTTATTGGAGGCGATGGCGGATACGATGCTCATTTTAAAGAAATTGGCAAAAAATACGGCCCCATCGATTTGGCAATCCTGGAAAACGGTCAGTACAATAAAGCGTGGAAATACATTCACATGATGCCGGAACAGGTTTTACAGGCTGCCGTTGATCTGAATGCAAAACGGATTTTTCCGGTACATTCAGGAAAATTTGCGCTGGCAAATCATGCCTGGGACGAACCATTAAAACGAATTACTGAATTGAATAAGAATACAATTCCATTGGTAACTCCGCAGATTGGTGAACTGGTGTACCTAAATGAAACTCAGCAAACATTTACAAAATGGTGGTTAAATGTTGATATGCAATAA
- a CDS encoding PQQ-binding-like beta-propeller repeat protein, translating to MKTRLTFTILFTFFLASIGFSQNIDADNWAQWRGPLGTGAAIKGNPPIEFSETKNLKWKTEIPGKGHATPIVWEDKIIVQTAVQTDEKIELEEKEESEGQRRMSGTKTDLIHEFKVILVNRENGKIEWETTVARELPQESTHDLGSWASNSPCTDGEYIYAYFGSRGLFCLDFEGNIIWKRDFGQMEKRMSFGEGASPYLYGDRIFIQWDHEGESLLFAINKKTGEDIWKLERDERTSWSTPFVIEANGKTQVITSATTNVRSNDFETGELLWTSTGLTANVIPNPVYADGILFVMSGFRGTALQAIDLTTAQGDISETKSILWKHEGETPYTPNPVLMDGKLYFLRVNNGYISCLDAKDGTINYSKQKLEGISSIFSSPTGVADRIYIAAKDICLVIKAGNNFEILSSNTLDDNFHASPVVVGNQLLLRGFKSLYCFEEE from the coding sequence ATGAAAACCAGGCTAACTTTCACCATTCTTTTTACATTTTTTCTTGCTTCAATCGGCTTTTCTCAAAACATCGATGCTGATAACTGGGCTCAATGGCGCGGTCCGCTGGGAACCGGTGCAGCCATAAAAGGCAATCCACCGATTGAGTTCAGTGAAACTAAAAACCTGAAATGGAAAACAGAAATACCGGGGAAAGGACACGCAACTCCAATTGTTTGGGAAGATAAGATCATTGTTCAGACTGCTGTTCAAACTGATGAAAAAATTGAACTGGAAGAAAAAGAAGAAAGCGAAGGTCAACGCAGAATGTCGGGCACGAAAACCGACCTGATACATGAGTTCAAAGTAATTTTAGTAAATCGGGAAAACGGCAAAATTGAATGGGAAACCACAGTTGCACGCGAATTACCGCAGGAAAGCACCCACGATTTGGGCAGCTGGGCATCCAATTCGCCTTGCACCGATGGTGAATACATTTATGCTTATTTTGGTTCGCGCGGTTTATTCTGCCTCGATTTTGAGGGCAACATAATCTGGAAACGCGATTTTGGACAGATGGAAAAGCGTATGAGTTTTGGGGAAGGTGCCTCACCTTACCTTTACGGTGACCGGATTTTTATTCAGTGGGATCATGAAGGAGAATCGTTACTGTTTGCCATAAATAAAAAAACAGGCGAAGACATTTGGAAGTTGGAGCGCGACGAGCGTACTTCGTGGTCGACACCATTTGTTATTGAAGCCAACGGAAAAACCCAGGTAATTACAAGTGCCACAACAAACGTTAGAAGCAACGATTTTGAAACCGGAGAACTCCTTTGGACCAGTACCGGATTAACGGCAAATGTAATTCCAAATCCGGTTTATGCCGATGGAATTTTGTTTGTAATGAGTGGTTTTAGAGGAACTGCCCTGCAAGCCATTGATTTAACTACTGCCCAAGGTGATATTAGCGAAACCAAGAGCATTTTATGGAAACACGAAGGAGAAACACCCTATACTCCAAATCCGGTTTTAATGGATGGAAAGCTTTATTTTTTGAGGGTAAATAATGGCTATATTTCATGCCTCGATGCAAAAGACGGAACAATCAACTACTCCAAACAAAAACTGGAAGGTATCAGTTCCATATTTTCGTCGCCAACCGGAGTGGCCGATCGAATTTACATTGCTGCTAAAGATATTTGCCTGGTAATTAAGGCCGGTAACAACTTTGAGATACTATCATCAAATACTCTGGATGATAACTTTCATGCATCGCCAGTAGTTGTTGGCAATCAACTTTTGTTACGTGGATTTAAATCGCTCTACTGTTTTGAAGAGGAATAA
- a CDS encoding helix-turn-helix domain-containing protein codes for MYFAQNLKFLRTRRQKSQMDLAAELELTRTTLSGYEKNVQPPFRVLIKIAEYFNISLDALIKYQLEVLSEFQLSQIEKGFDVDITGNKLRLLTISVDNEGKENIEMVPVKAQAGYTNSYGDLDFISGLPKFKLPFLPEEKTYRTFQIQGDSMLPIKEGSWVTCSFVENWSHIKDGKACIVVTKDEGIVFKLVYKRLEDKNFLLVSSNRNYSPYEIPVSQLLEIWQFETVNSFETEP; via the coding sequence ATGTACTTCGCACAAAACTTAAAATTTCTTAGAACGCGTCGCCAAAAATCGCAAATGGATTTGGCTGCCGAACTGGAACTTACCCGCACTACCCTTTCGGGCTACGAAAAAAATGTACAGCCCCCTTTTCGCGTACTCATAAAAATAGCAGAGTATTTTAACATTTCGCTGGATGCACTTATAAAATACCAGCTTGAAGTATTGTCCGAGTTTCAGCTTTCGCAAATTGAAAAAGGTTTCGACGTAGATATTACCGGAAATAAATTGCGTTTGCTCACTATTTCGGTGGATAACGAAGGAAAAGAAAACATTGAAATGGTTCCGGTAAAAGCACAGGCCGGCTATACAAACAGTTATGGCGATCTTGACTTTATTTCAGGGCTGCCAAAATTTAAACTTCCTTTTTTGCCTGAAGAAAAAACCTACCGCACTTTTCAAATCCAGGGCGATTCGATGCTACCCATAAAAGAAGGTTCGTGGGTAACCTGTTCGTTTGTGGAAAACTGGAGCCACATAAAAGACGGCAAAGCCTGCATTGTTGTAACCAAAGACGAGGGAATTGTTTTTAAACTGGTTTACAAACGATTAGAAGATAAAAATTTCCTTTTGGTTTCCTCCAACCGGAATTATTCGCCCTATGAAATTCCGGTTTCACAACTTTTGGAAATATGGCAATTCGAAACGGTAAATAGTTTCGAAACAGAACCATAA
- the tnpA gene encoding IS200/IS605 family transposase, which yields MEEKLFAPCFSPVIVRHNAETALAFKFKVMSYVKIWIHAVWTVKNREPVISQEKRKILFEHIHKNALEKEIPMEVVYGYNNHVHCLFRLKNDQTIEKVMQLIKGESSFGFNKNTDNHPKLIWQKEYFAVSVSESQVNAVRKYIQNQEEHHKKKTWEEEYQEFIQKYGFNVFKG from the coding sequence TTGGAAGAAAAACTTTTTGCACCGTGCTTTAGCCCGGTGATTGTGAGACACAATGCAGAAACGGCTTTAGCCTTTAAGTTTAAAGTTATGTCATACGTAAAAATTTGGATTCATGCTGTTTGGACAGTAAAAAACAGAGAACCAGTTATTTCACAAGAGAAAAGAAAAATACTTTTTGAGCATATCCATAAAAATGCGCTTGAGAAAGAGATACCAATGGAAGTTGTCTATGGATACAACAACCATGTACATTGTCTTTTTCGGTTAAAGAATGACCAAACAATTGAAAAGGTTATGCAATTAATCAAAGGTGAGTCATCTTTTGGGTTCAATAAAAATACAGACAACCACCCGAAACTAATCTGGCAAAAAGAATATTTTGCTGTCAGTGTTAGTGAATCGCAGGTAAACGCAGTAAGAAAGTATATTCAAAATCAGGAAGAACATCATAAAAAGAAAACCTGGGAGGAAGAATATCAGGAGTTTATTCAGAAATATGGATTTAATGTATTTAAAGGCTAA